In Helianthus annuus cultivar XRQ/B chromosome 3, HanXRQr2.0-SUNRISE, whole genome shotgun sequence, a single window of DNA contains:
- the LOC110929975 gene encoding ribosomal RNA large subunit methyltransferase I, whose amino-acid sequence MLLSSRLTRCLALPPATTTTVLHDIASNQAKSVAKVILKKGKTQLFRDGSPMVYSGAVDSIIGRPPPKTGDVVLVADGAQKPIGWGLYNSSSMFCVRLMQLEQEVSGDPSCALNVEKLLETRIDAAVNLRKNLGLPSATTNAYRLVNSEGDRLSGLIIDVFGDIAVIASSAAWVEKYKEHIKKCISGLGVINSVVWRPSTDILKEEGLDLTDLDQEVSGSTDRVKVVENGISYMISLDGQKTGFYADQRENRRFISTICDGQKVLDMCCYTGGFALNAACGHALDVTGVDSSSPALELANQNIVLNNLDPKRISFLKQDATSFMKNAASRNEAWDIVILDPPKLAPRRKVLQSASGMYRNLNSLAMRLTKPGGFLMTCSCSGAMTQSGQFLPVLQGAASMAGRKITLVRQTGAACDHPIDPSYPEGAYLTNILLRVA is encoded by the exons ATGTTACTTTCAAGCCGGCTAACGAGGTGTCTGGCTCTTCCACCGGCCACCACAACCACCGTTCTTCACGATATCGCTTCAAATCAAGCCAAAA GTGTTGCAAAGGTTATTCTAAAAAAGGGGAAAACACAGCTGTTTCGTGATGGAAGTCCGATGGTTTACAGTGGTGCGGTTGATAGTATTATTGGTAGACCGCCGCCGAAAACAGGTGATGTTGTGCTGGTAGCTGATGGGGCACAGAAGCCAATAGGTTGGGGATTGTATAATTCTTCCTCTATGTTTTGTGTTAGACTCATGCAGCTAGAGCAGGAAGTGTCagg AGATCCTTCTTGTGCATTGAATGTGGAGAAGCTTCTGGAAACACGAATCGACGCAGCTGTTAATCTACGCAAGAACTTGGGGCTTCCGTCCGCCACTACAAATGCTTACCGTCTTGTAAATAGTGAAGGAGATAG ACTGTCGGGCCTTATAATTGATGTCTTTGGGGATATAGCTGTGATCGCCTCGTCGGCTGCTTGGGTTGAGAAGTATAAGGAACATATTAAGAAGTGCATTAGTGGACTTGGTGTGATTAACAGTGTTGTTTGGAGGCCATCAACGGATATATTGAAAGAAGAAGGATTGGATCTGACTGATCTTGATCAAGAAGTATCCGGATCTACTGATAGGGTGAAG GTTGTGGAGAATGGGATATCCTATATGATATCATTGGATGGACAAAAGACAGGATTCTATGCTGACCAACGTGAAAACCGTCGATTTATATCTACCATCTGTGATGGTCAAAAGGTACTTGACATGTGCTGCTATACTGGTGGTTTTGCACTAAATGCTGCTTGCGGTCATGCTTTGGATGTCACTG GCGTTGATTCGTCATCCCCTGCTTTGGAACTAGCTAACCAGAATATTGTTCTTAACAATCTGGATCCAAAGAGAATATCGTTCCTGAAACAAGATGCAACTAGTTTCATGAAGAATGCTGCTTCTAGAAATGAAGCATGGGATATAGTAATACTGGATCCCCCTAAACTAGCACCTCGAAGGAAG GTTCTACAAAGTGCAAGTGGAATGTATAGGAACTTAAACTCACTGGCCATGCGGTTAACAAAACCAGGTGGGTTTCTGATGACTTGCTCGTGTTCAGGTGCAATGACTCAAAGTGGGCAGTTCTTGCCCGTTCTTCAG GGTGCTGCTTCAATGGCTGGTAGGAAGATAACATTGGTACGCCAGACTGGTGCAGCCTGTGACCATCCTATTGACCCATCTTATCCTGAAGGGGCCTACCTTACCAACATTTTGTTGAGAGTAGCTTGA